In Physeter macrocephalus isolate SW-GA chromosome 2, ASM283717v5, whole genome shotgun sequence, a single window of DNA contains:
- the LOC102976268 gene encoding LOW QUALITY PROTEIN: 5-hydroxytryptamine receptor 5B-like (The sequence of the model RefSeq protein was modified relative to this genomic sequence to represent the inferred CDS: deleted 1 base in 1 codon; substituted 1 base at 1 genomic stop codon): MEAANLSVAFAGVALPLGPEAXSSSPSPGGVVQLTPGGGTLPGREPPFSVFTGLVVTQLVLLIAATFLWNLLVLVTILRVRALHRVPHNLVASTAVSDVLVAALVITPLSLASELSTGRRWRRGRSLCHVWISFDVLRCTASIWNVAAIARDRYWTITRHLPCTPRTRRRASVLTIALTWALSALIALAPLLFGWGEANDARLQRCWVSQEPSYAVSSACGAFYLPLGVVPSVRWKIYKAAKLRFGRRRRAVLLFAATVQVVSGNLERVKVSTAISI; this comes from the exons ATGGAAGCAGCTAACCTCTCGGTGGCCTTCGCCGGGGTCGCCCTTCCCCTGGGACCCGAAGCCTAGAGCAGCAGCCCAAGCCCCGGCGGGGTCGTCCAGTTGACCCCAGGCGGCGGCACCCTGCCTGGTCGAGAGCCGCCCTTCTCTGTCTTCACGGGGCTGGTGGTGACGCAGCTCGTGCTGCTGATTGCGGCCACTTTCCTGTGGAACCTGCTGGTCTTGGTCACCATCCTGCGCGTCCGCGCCCTCCACCGTGTGCCGCATAACTTGGTGGCCTCGACGGCCGTGTCGGACGTGCTCGTGGCAGCGCTGGTG ATCACGCCCCTGAGCCTGGCGAGCGAGCTGTCGACCGGGCGACGGTGGCGGCGGGGCCGGAGCTTGTGCCACGTGTGGATCTCCTTCGACGTGCTGCGCTGCACCGCCAGCATCTGGAACGTGGCGGCCATCGCCCGGGACCGATACTGGACCATCACGCGCCACCTGCCGTGCACGCCGCGCACCCGCCGCCGGGCCTCGGTGCTCACGATCGCGCTCACCTGGGCCCTCTCCGCGCTCATCGCCCTCGCGCCGCTGCTCTTCGGCTGGGGCGAGGCGAACGACGCTCGGCTCCAGCGCTGCTGGGTGAGCCAGGAACCCTCCTACGCCGTCTCCTCCGCCTGTGGCGCCTTCTACCTGCCTCTTGGCGTGGTGCCATCTGTCCGCTGGAAGATATACAAGGCGGCCAAGCTTCGCTTCGGTCGCCGCCGCAGGGCTGTGCTGCTGTTTGCCGCCACCGTGCAG